In a genomic window of Caloenas nicobarica isolate bCalNic1 chromosome 1, bCalNic1.hap1, whole genome shotgun sequence:
- the RIPK4 gene encoding receptor-interacting serine/threonine-protein kinase 4 isoform X1 translates to MHSRCEVDVSHWGLVLMEPDHPIRERMELLEEARKMEMAKFRYILPVYGICKEPVGLVMEYMETGSLEKLLASEPLPWELRFRIIHETAVGMNFLHCMSPPLLHLDLKPANILLDAHYHVKISDFGLAKCNGLSHSHDISMDGLCGTIAYLPPERIKEKNRCFDTKHDVYSFSIVVWGVLTQKKPFAEENNILHIMVKVVKGHRPELPAVSKSRPHSCNNLIKLMQKCWQDDPGERPTFQEITSETEALCEKPEDETRETVTQDLDTKNSPEQQPEVMCALSQPKQEPALPSVKDYSLSELLSQLDSGISQTMEGPEDLSRSSSESKLASSDKRLSGVSSVDSAFSSRGSLSLSFERENSDIGTTDIQKRKLTEAILSGDTSKLMKILQPQDVDIVLDGNSSLLHLAVEAGQEECVKWLLLYNANPNLTNKKGSTPLHIAIEKKFKSIVELIMARKINVNAKDEDQWTALHFAAQNGDDFSTKMLLDKNASLNEVDFEGRAPIHIACQYGQENIVRILLRRGVNVNIKGKDDWVPLHYAAWQGHLPIVKLLAKQQGANVNVQTVDGRTSLHLAAQRGHYRVARLLIDLESNVNIQNVLLQTALHIAAETGHTSTSRLLLKHGADIEAATAEGYTALHLASRSGHLATTKLLIDESANVLARGPLNRTALHLAAENGHSEVVEELVSSENINVSDSEGLTALHLAARGGHTKTVEVLLKHGVHADVQRPTCQTLLQLTQQSSKSSVAVLLRET, encoded by the exons ATGCACAGCAGGTGTGAGGTGGACGTGAGTCACTGGGGACTTGTTCTCATGGAGCCAGATCATCCGATAAG GGAGCGCATGGAATTATTGGAAGAAGCCAGGAAGATGGAAATGGCAAAGTTTCGCTACATCCTCCCTGTTTATGGCATCTGTAAGGAGCCTGTTGGCTTGGTCATGGAATACATGGAAACGGGGTCTCTGGAAAAGCTCCTGGCTTCTGAACCTCTGCCCTGGGAATTGCGCTTCCGAATCATCCACGAGACAGCCGTGGGTATGAACTTCCTGCACTGCATGTCCCCTCCGCTGCTCCACCTGGACCTCAAGCCTGCAAACATCCTGCTTGATGCCCACTACCATGTCAAG ATTTCTGACTTCGGACTTGCAAAGTGCAATGGCTTATCCCATTCCCATGACATCAGCATGGACGGCTTATGTGGCACAATTGCATACCTTCCTCCAGAGCgcatcaaagagaaaaacaggtgTTTTGACACCAAACATGATGTGTACAG CTTTTCCATCGTGGTTTGGGGAGTGCTTACACAGAAGAAGCCTTTTGCAG aggaaaataacattttacatATTATGGTAAAAGTAGTTAAAGGCCACCGCCCAGAGCTACCTGCTGTTTCCAAATCCAGACCTCATTCATGTAATAACTTGATCAAACTGATGCAAAAATGTTGGCAAGATGATCCTGGTGAACGGCCAACATTTCAAG AAATCACTTCAGAAACAGAGGCCCTTTGTGAAAAGCCAGAAGATGAAACAAGAGAGACAGTAACTCAGGACCTGGACACCAAGAattccccagagcagcagcctgag GTGATGTGTGCATTATCGCAGCCAAAACAGGAGCCTGCTCTACCGTCAGTTAAGGATTACAGTCTCTCAGAGTTGTTGTCCCAGCTGGATTCGGGGATTTCACAGACTATGGAAGGCCCTGAGGATCTCAGCCGCAGCTCTTCTGAGTCCAAACTTGCCTCCAGTGACAAACGGCTTTCAGGAGTTTCGTCTGTAGATTCAGCTTTTTCATCAAGAggctccctttccctttcctttgaaAGGGAGAATTCAG ATATTGGTACTACAGACATACAGAAGAGGAAGCTAACAGAGGCCATTTTATCTGGAGATACCAGCAAGCTAATGAAGATCCTCCAGCCTCAAGATGTTGATATTGTTTTAGATGGGAACTCCAGTCTTTTGCACTTGGCTGTTGAAGCTGGTCAAGAAGAATGTGTCAAATGGCTTCTCCTGTACAACGCTAACCCTAACCTCACCAACAAGAAAGGATCCACCCCTCTTCACATAGCCAttgagaagaaatttaaaagcattgtGGAGCTGATAATGGCTAGGAAAATCAACGTTAATGCCAAAGATGAGGATCAATGGACTGCTCTTCACTTTGCTGCCCAAAACGGGGATGATTTCAGCACCAAAATGCTCCTTGATAAGAATGCATCCTTAAATGAGGTAGATTTTGAAGGCAGAGCTCCCATCCACATAGCCTGTCAGTATGGCCAAGAGAATATTGTGCGGATCTTGCTGAGAAGAGGCGTTAATGTGAACATCAAAGGAAAGGATGACTGGGTGCCACTGCACTATGCTGCCTGGCAAGGTCATCTCCCCATTGTAAAGCTTCTGGCCAAACAACAGGGTGCCAATGTGAATGTGCAGACCGTGGATGGAAGGACCTCGCTACACTTGGCCGCTCAACGAGGACATTACCGTGTCGCTCGCCTTCTCATAGACCTGGAGTCCAATGTCAACATCCAGAATGTGCTCTTGCAGACTGCTCTCCACATAGCTGCCGAAACTGGCCACACGAGCACGTCGAGGCTGCTCCTTAAACATGGTGCAGACATTGAGGCAGCAACAGCGGAAGGATACACCGCTCTGCACTTGGCATCTCGCAGTGGCCATTTAGCAACCACAAAGTTGCTGATAGATGAAAGCGCCAATGTTCTAGCCAGAGGCCCTTTAAATAGGACAGCATTACATCTCGCTGCAGAAAACGGGCACTCTGAAGTAGTAGAAGAACTTGTCAGTTCAGAAAATATCAATGTTTCTGACAGCGAAGGGTTGACAGCTCTTCATCTGGCTGCACGAGGAGGGCACACAAAAACAGTTGAGGTTCTTCTGAAGCATGGGGTGCATGCTGATGTGCAAAGGCCCACTTGTCAGACCCTGCTGCAGCTCACTCAGCAGAGCAGTAAGAGCTCGGTTGCTGTGTTGTTACGTGAGACTTAA
- the RIPK4 gene encoding receptor-interacting serine/threonine-protein kinase 4 isoform X2 translates to MARESGSPWAMGLLKTFEESEFGSWEKIGSGGFGQVYKVRHLHWKTWLAIKCSPSLHVDEKERMELLEEARKMEMAKFRYILPVYGICKEPVGLVMEYMETGSLEKLLASEPLPWELRFRIIHETAVGMNFLHCMSPPLLHLDLKPANILLDAHYHVKISDFGLAKCNGLSHSHDISMDGLCGTIAYLPPERIKEKNRCFDTKHDVYSFSIVVWGVLTQKKPFAEENNILHIMVKVVKGHRPELPAVSKSRPHSCNNLIKLMQKCWQDDPGERPTFQEITSETEALCEKPEDETRETVTQDLDTKNSPEQQPEVMCALSQPKQEPALPSVKDYSLSELLSQLDSGISQTMEGPEDLSRSSSESKLASSDKRLSGVSSVDSAFSSRGSLSLSFERENSDIGTTDIQKRKLTEAILSGDTSKLMKILQPQDVDIVLDGNSSLLHLAVEAGQEECVKWLLLYNANPNLTNKKGSTPLHIAIEKKFKSIVELIMARKINVNAKDEDQWTALHFAAQNGDDFSTKMLLDKNASLNEVDFEGRAPIHIACQYGQENIVRILLRRGVNVNIKGKDDWVPLHYAAWQGHLPIVKLLAKQQGANVNVQTVDGRTSLHLAAQRGHYRVARLLIDLESNVNIQNVLLQTALHIAAETGHTSTSRLLLKHGADIEAATAEGYTALHLASRSGHLATTKLLIDESANVLARGPLNRTALHLAAENGHSEVVEELVSSENINVSDSEGLTALHLAARGGHTKTVEVLLKHGVHADVQRPTCQTLLQLTQQSSKSSVAVLLRET, encoded by the exons aTGGCGCGGGAGAGCGGTTCCCCGTGGGCCATGGGATTGCTGAAAACCTTCGAGGAGAGCGAATTcggcagctgggagaagatCGGCTCGGGGGGGTTCGGGCAGGTGTACAAGGTGCGCCACCTCCACTGGAAGACCTGGCTCGCCATCAAGTGTTCGCCCAGCCTCCATGTGGACGAGAA GGAGCGCATGGAATTATTGGAAGAAGCCAGGAAGATGGAAATGGCAAAGTTTCGCTACATCCTCCCTGTTTATGGCATCTGTAAGGAGCCTGTTGGCTTGGTCATGGAATACATGGAAACGGGGTCTCTGGAAAAGCTCCTGGCTTCTGAACCTCTGCCCTGGGAATTGCGCTTCCGAATCATCCACGAGACAGCCGTGGGTATGAACTTCCTGCACTGCATGTCCCCTCCGCTGCTCCACCTGGACCTCAAGCCTGCAAACATCCTGCTTGATGCCCACTACCATGTCAAG ATTTCTGACTTCGGACTTGCAAAGTGCAATGGCTTATCCCATTCCCATGACATCAGCATGGACGGCTTATGTGGCACAATTGCATACCTTCCTCCAGAGCgcatcaaagagaaaaacaggtgTTTTGACACCAAACATGATGTGTACAG CTTTTCCATCGTGGTTTGGGGAGTGCTTACACAGAAGAAGCCTTTTGCAG aggaaaataacattttacatATTATGGTAAAAGTAGTTAAAGGCCACCGCCCAGAGCTACCTGCTGTTTCCAAATCCAGACCTCATTCATGTAATAACTTGATCAAACTGATGCAAAAATGTTGGCAAGATGATCCTGGTGAACGGCCAACATTTCAAG AAATCACTTCAGAAACAGAGGCCCTTTGTGAAAAGCCAGAAGATGAAACAAGAGAGACAGTAACTCAGGACCTGGACACCAAGAattccccagagcagcagcctgag GTGATGTGTGCATTATCGCAGCCAAAACAGGAGCCTGCTCTACCGTCAGTTAAGGATTACAGTCTCTCAGAGTTGTTGTCCCAGCTGGATTCGGGGATTTCACAGACTATGGAAGGCCCTGAGGATCTCAGCCGCAGCTCTTCTGAGTCCAAACTTGCCTCCAGTGACAAACGGCTTTCAGGAGTTTCGTCTGTAGATTCAGCTTTTTCATCAAGAggctccctttccctttcctttgaaAGGGAGAATTCAG ATATTGGTACTACAGACATACAGAAGAGGAAGCTAACAGAGGCCATTTTATCTGGAGATACCAGCAAGCTAATGAAGATCCTCCAGCCTCAAGATGTTGATATTGTTTTAGATGGGAACTCCAGTCTTTTGCACTTGGCTGTTGAAGCTGGTCAAGAAGAATGTGTCAAATGGCTTCTCCTGTACAACGCTAACCCTAACCTCACCAACAAGAAAGGATCCACCCCTCTTCACATAGCCAttgagaagaaatttaaaagcattgtGGAGCTGATAATGGCTAGGAAAATCAACGTTAATGCCAAAGATGAGGATCAATGGACTGCTCTTCACTTTGCTGCCCAAAACGGGGATGATTTCAGCACCAAAATGCTCCTTGATAAGAATGCATCCTTAAATGAGGTAGATTTTGAAGGCAGAGCTCCCATCCACATAGCCTGTCAGTATGGCCAAGAGAATATTGTGCGGATCTTGCTGAGAAGAGGCGTTAATGTGAACATCAAAGGAAAGGATGACTGGGTGCCACTGCACTATGCTGCCTGGCAAGGTCATCTCCCCATTGTAAAGCTTCTGGCCAAACAACAGGGTGCCAATGTGAATGTGCAGACCGTGGATGGAAGGACCTCGCTACACTTGGCCGCTCAACGAGGACATTACCGTGTCGCTCGCCTTCTCATAGACCTGGAGTCCAATGTCAACATCCAGAATGTGCTCTTGCAGACTGCTCTCCACATAGCTGCCGAAACTGGCCACACGAGCACGTCGAGGCTGCTCCTTAAACATGGTGCAGACATTGAGGCAGCAACAGCGGAAGGATACACCGCTCTGCACTTGGCATCTCGCAGTGGCCATTTAGCAACCACAAAGTTGCTGATAGATGAAAGCGCCAATGTTCTAGCCAGAGGCCCTTTAAATAGGACAGCATTACATCTCGCTGCAGAAAACGGGCACTCTGAAGTAGTAGAAGAACTTGTCAGTTCAGAAAATATCAATGTTTCTGACAGCGAAGGGTTGACAGCTCTTCATCTGGCTGCACGAGGAGGGCACACAAAAACAGTTGAGGTTCTTCTGAAGCATGGGGTGCATGCTGATGTGCAAAGGCCCACTTGTCAGACCCTGCTGCAGCTCACTCAGCAGAGCAGTAAGAGCTCGGTTGCTGTGTTGTTACGTGAGACTTAA